A section of the Rhipicephalus sanguineus isolate Rsan-2018 chromosome 11, BIME_Rsan_1.4, whole genome shotgun sequence genome encodes:
- the LOC119375501 gene encoding salivary cystatin-L yields the protein MSSLGATACGIVVALVAVFACTAASPVGLVGGWQKHNVSEEAIFEELAHFAVSQQVEGREFFDTVLELVDVDTQVVAGRNYRLKFKTAESTCRVTESYSRETCLPKSREVVKDVCTAVIYDVPWLSQRSVTSFTCESTVTSK from the exons ATGTCTTCCCTTGGTGCCACAGCGTGCGGAATAGTAGTGGCCCTGGTGGCTGTCTTCGCTTGCACCGCAGCCAGTCCTGTGGGGCTCGTGGGCGGATGGCAGAAACATAACGTTAGCGAAGAGGCGATCTTCGAGGAGCTTGCCCACTTCGCCGTCTCGCAACAAGTCGAAGGCCGAGAGTTCTTCGATACCGTGCTCGAGCTCGTGGACGTCGATACACAG GTTGTGGCTGGCCGAAACTACCGGCTCAAGTTCAAGACAGCTGAGTCTACTTGCAGAGTAACAGAGTCCTACAGCCGGGAGACCTGCCTTCCAAAGTCCCGAGAG GTGGTGAAAGATGTTTGCACAGCAGTCATCTACGACGTGCCTTGGCTGAGCCAGCGTTCCGTGACGTCATTCACCTGTGAGAGCACTGTCActtccaagtaa